A single Cellulomonas sp. SLBN-39 DNA region contains:
- a CDS encoding endo-1,4-beta-xylanase: protein MSTSTSRSARGALGRRRKIGGALATVALAATLLSVAGPAQAATTLDDSAAAKGRYFGAAIAANKLSDPVYTGILNREFDSVTAENEMKWDATEPRQGQFSYTSGDRIVNHARANGMKVRGHALLWHSQEPSWAQSMSGTALRSAMMNHVTKVATYYKGKIHTWDVVNEAFADGTLGARRDSNLQRTGNDWIEAAFRAARAADPGAKLCYNDYNTDSINPKSTAVYNMVKDFKARGVPIDCVGFQSHFGTTIPGDYKANLQRFADLGVDVQITELDIEQGSNQANAYKQVTEACLAVSRCTGITVWGIRDNDSWRTGKNPLLFDSSGNKKAAYTAVLNALNAGGTTTPTPTPTTPAPGTGAVDTSAWYVLVNRGSGKALDVYNLATNDGAKIVQWSRNNGTQQQWQFVSSGDGYYRLKSRLSGKVLDVTNFSTADSAAVTQYTDRNQANQQWRLTTLSSGHVTLVNRNSTKALEVMGASTADGGAVVQYQNWGGANQQWQLVKVG, encoded by the coding sequence ATGTCCACCAGCACGTCACGGTCCGCCCGAGGCGCCCTCGGACGACGCCGGAAGATCGGCGGTGCGCTCGCCACGGTCGCGCTCGCCGCCACCCTGCTCTCGGTCGCCGGCCCCGCCCAGGCGGCCACCACCCTCGACGACTCGGCGGCCGCCAAGGGCCGCTACTTCGGGGCGGCCATCGCGGCGAACAAGCTCAGCGACCCGGTCTACACCGGCATCCTCAACCGCGAGTTCGACTCCGTCACGGCGGAGAACGAGATGAAGTGGGACGCGACCGAGCCCCGCCAGGGCCAGTTCTCCTACACGTCCGGCGACCGGATCGTGAACCACGCCCGGGCCAACGGCATGAAGGTCCGCGGTCACGCGCTGCTGTGGCACTCGCAGGAGCCCTCGTGGGCGCAGAGCATGTCCGGCACGGCGCTGCGCAGCGCGATGATGAACCACGTCACCAAGGTCGCGACGTACTACAAGGGCAAGATCCACACCTGGGACGTCGTCAACGAGGCGTTCGCCGACGGGACCTTGGGCGCCCGCCGCGACTCGAACCTGCAGCGCACCGGCAACGACTGGATCGAGGCCGCGTTCCGCGCCGCCCGCGCCGCCGACCCGGGCGCCAAGCTCTGCTACAACGACTACAACACCGACTCGATCAACCCGAAGTCGACGGCCGTGTACAACATGGTCAAGGACTTCAAGGCGCGCGGCGTCCCGATCGACTGCGTCGGCTTCCAGTCGCACTTCGGCACCACGATCCCCGGCGACTACAAGGCCAACCTGCAGCGGTTCGCCGACCTGGGCGTCGACGTGCAGATCACCGAGCTCGACATCGAGCAGGGCTCCAACCAGGCCAACGCGTACAAGCAGGTCACCGAGGCGTGCCTGGCCGTGAGCCGCTGCACCGGCATCACCGTGTGGGGCATCCGCGACAACGACTCGTGGCGCACCGGCAAGAACCCGCTGCTGTTCGACTCCTCGGGCAACAAGAAGGCCGCGTACACCGCGGTCCTGAACGCCCTCAACGCGGGCGGCACCACGACCCCCACGCCGACGCCCACCACGCCGGCCCCCGGCACCGGCGCCGTCGACACCTCGGCCTGGTACGTGCTGGTCAACCGCGGCAGCGGCAAGGCGCTCGACGTCTACAACCTGGCCACCAACGACGGCGCCAAGATCGTCCAGTGGTCGCGCAACAACGGCACCCAGCAGCAGTGGCAGTTCGTCAGCTCCGGTGACGGCTACTACCGCCTGAAGTCCCGCCTGTCGGGCAAGGTCCTCGACGTCACCAACTTCTCGACGGCCGACAGCGCCGCGGTCACCCAGTACACGGACCGCAACCAGGCCAACCAGCAGTGGCGCCTGACCACGCTGTCCAGCGGGCACGTCACCCTCGTGAACCGCAACAGCACCAAGGCCCTCGAGGTCATGGGCGCGTCGACCGCCGACGGCGGCGCCGTCGTCCAGTACCAGAACTGGGGCGGCGCCAACCAGCAGTGGCAGCTGGTCAAGGTCGGCTGA
- a CDS encoding sigma-70 family RNA polymerase sigma factor: MTTTDTATLQLVVVAQAGDDEALDRLVAEHLPLVYGIVARALGGHADVDDVVQDTFVRAVRELPRLRRPESFRSWLVAITVRQVASHHRRRRSALDTLAPLPEADAVPAEDDVEGDVVGRLHLAQQRRELLAATRWLDDGARTLLALWVQEEAGGLTRSEVAEAAGASGAHLRVRRQRVRQQLVVARDVVAALEATPRCTELDGLLARWDGRPAPVWRKRIHRHARGCPVCLATSAGRTSPDRLLAGLAPVVVPAALAARLGAEGATAAQVAAASGAAASAAEPAASLLGRLAQLVAAHPAASTATGALVVAGVVVPQVVEPAPEPPPVVVEAPTPTATPAPAPRTSAPAAPPTPSPTPSPSPEPTGLVPAGTWWLESVQSPGLFLVDAGQAVALQPVPASDAATREAATFVAGPGLADPSCTTFTAPDGQHLRHRELQLRVEPADGTELFRQDATFCPEPGSADGTVTLRTSNYEYLVVHVRDDGVWVDVPDAQEEAAGEASFVLRPPPAP; encoded by the coding sequence ATGACGACGACCGACACAGCCACCCTGCAGCTCGTCGTCGTGGCGCAGGCGGGCGACGACGAGGCGCTCGACCGGCTCGTCGCCGAGCACCTGCCGCTGGTCTACGGCATCGTCGCCCGGGCCCTCGGCGGGCACGCGGACGTCGACGACGTCGTGCAGGACACCTTCGTGCGGGCGGTCCGTGAGCTGCCGCGGCTGCGGCGGCCGGAGTCGTTCCGCTCCTGGCTGGTCGCGATCACGGTCCGCCAGGTCGCGAGCCACCACCGGCGGCGCCGGAGCGCGCTCGACACCCTGGCCCCGCTGCCCGAGGCCGACGCCGTGCCCGCCGAGGACGACGTGGAGGGCGACGTCGTCGGCCGCCTGCACCTGGCGCAGCAGCGCCGCGAGCTGCTCGCCGCGACGCGCTGGCTCGACGACGGCGCACGCACCCTGCTCGCCCTGTGGGTGCAGGAGGAGGCGGGCGGGCTGACCCGCTCCGAGGTGGCGGAGGCCGCGGGTGCGAGCGGCGCGCACCTGCGGGTGCGGCGCCAGCGCGTGCGCCAGCAGCTCGTCGTGGCGCGCGACGTGGTCGCCGCGCTGGAGGCGACGCCGCGGTGCACCGAGCTCGACGGCCTCCTGGCCCGGTGGGACGGCCGCCCGGCGCCGGTGTGGCGCAAGCGGATCCACCGCCACGCGCGCGGCTGCCCGGTGTGCCTGGCCACGAGCGCCGGGCGCACGTCTCCCGACCGGCTGCTCGCCGGGCTCGCCCCGGTGGTCGTCCCGGCGGCCCTGGCCGCGCGGCTGGGCGCAGAAGGTGCGACCGCCGCCCAGGTCGCCGCCGCGTCGGGGGCCGCGGCCTCGGCCGCCGAGCCGGCCGCCTCGCTGCTGGGCCGCCTCGCGCAGCTCGTGGCGGCGCACCCGGCCGCCAGCACCGCCACCGGTGCGCTGGTCGTCGCCGGCGTGGTGGTCCCGCAGGTGGTCGAGCCGGCACCCGAGCCGCCGCCCGTCGTCGTCGAGGCGCCGACACCCACCGCGACGCCCGCGCCGGCGCCGCGGACCTCCGCACCCGCGGCACCGCCGACGCCGTCCCCGACCCCTTCCCCGTCGCCCGAGCCGACCGGGCTGGTGCCCGCGGGGACGTGGTGGCTGGAGTCGGTGCAGAGCCCCGGCCTCTTCCTCGTCGACGCGGGCCAGGCCGTGGCGCTGCAGCCCGTCCCGGCGTCCGACGCCGCGACCCGCGAGGCCGCGACCTTCGTCGCCGGCCCCGGCCTGGCGGACCCGTCGTGCACGACGTTCACGGCGCCCGACGGCCAGCACCTGCGCCACCGTGAGCTGCAGCTGCGGGTCGAGCCCGCCGACGGCACGGAGCTCTTCCGGCAGGACGCGACGTTCTGCCCGGAGCCGGGCTCCGCGGACGGCACCGTGACGCTGCGGACCAGCAACTACGAGTACCTCGTCGTGCACGTGCGCGACGACGGCGTGTGGGTCGACGTGCCCGACGCGCAGGAGGAGGCCGCCGGCGAGGCGTCCTTCGTGCTGCGCCCGCCTCCCGCGCCCTGA
- a CDS encoding PadR family transcriptional regulator: MRANDMRHLLGGDGTRRPRRGPRPGDDAPGGGDPRGGHGHGRGDHDGLHHDGPHRGGRGRGPGFGPGFGPGFGPGFGPMGGGPGHGGPHGPRGRGRARRGDVRAAILALLADGPSNGYGLIKGIAERTGGVWRPSPGSVYPTLQQLTDEGLVAPVDPTSPRTDHALTDAGHAYVAEHPDELEAAWGPAAQRWEEHGELLAASGKLFGVLRQVQAEGSTDQRARAVAQVDALRRELYRMLGEE; the protein is encoded by the coding sequence ATGAGGGCGAACGACATGCGACACCTGCTCGGCGGCGACGGTACCCGCCGCCCCCGCCGCGGCCCCCGGCCCGGCGACGACGCACCCGGTGGCGGGGACCCGCGCGGCGGGCACGGGCACGGGCGCGGCGACCACGACGGCCTCCACCACGACGGCCCCCACCGGGGCGGTCGCGGGCGGGGCCCCGGTTTCGGACCGGGCTTCGGCCCCGGCTTCGGACCGGGCTTCGGACCGATGGGCGGCGGCCCCGGCCACGGCGGCCCGCACGGGCCGCGGGGTCGTGGACGGGCGCGCCGCGGTGACGTCCGGGCCGCGATCCTCGCGCTGCTGGCGGACGGGCCGTCCAACGGGTACGGCCTGATCAAGGGCATCGCCGAGCGCACCGGCGGGGTGTGGCGGCCCAGCCCCGGCTCGGTCTACCCCACGCTCCAGCAGCTCACCGACGAGGGCCTCGTCGCGCCCGTCGACCCGACGAGCCCGCGGACGGACCACGCGCTGACCGACGCCGGGCACGCGTACGTCGCCGAGCACCCCGACGAGCTCGAGGCCGCGTGGGGCCCGGCCGCGCAGCGCTGGGAGGAGCACGGCGAGCTGCTGGCCGCGTCCGGCAAGCTCTTCGGCGTGCTCCGCCAGGTGCAGGCCGAGGGGTCGACCGACCAGCGGGCCCGTGCGGTCGCCCAGGTCGACGCGCTGCGCCGCGAGCTGTACCGGATGCTCGGCGAGGAGTGA
- the aroD gene encoding type I 3-dehydroquinate dehydratase produces MSTPTLTLRSVTLGAGRPAVCVPVVERTPADAARGVAALPAGAADVVELRLDHLTGSATDPGVAVRAVTDVRAALPDGTPLLATFRTVREGGVQPADEDAYAALVAAVLAGGQADAVDVELAAAHRADLVRRAHDAGAAVVLSHHDFAATPPRERLLALLREQATAGADLCKIAVMPRDVDDVLALLGATADFARDAARPAATMAMGGLGVVTRLAGEVVGSALTFGSVGAASAPGQVDATALHGVLALVHGALAADGAPSSPGA; encoded by the coding sequence GTGAGCACCCCCACGCTGACGCTGCGCTCGGTCACGCTGGGCGCCGGCCGGCCGGCCGTGTGCGTGCCCGTCGTCGAGCGGACGCCCGCGGACGCGGCCCGGGGCGTCGCCGCCCTCCCGGCGGGTGCCGCCGACGTCGTCGAGCTGCGTCTCGACCACCTGACCGGCAGCGCGACGGACCCCGGTGTCGCCGTGCGGGCCGTCACCGACGTGCGGGCAGCCCTGCCGGACGGCACCCCGCTGCTCGCGACGTTCCGCACGGTCCGTGAGGGCGGCGTCCAGCCCGCCGACGAGGACGCCTACGCCGCCCTCGTGGCGGCCGTGCTCGCGGGCGGGCAGGCCGACGCCGTCGACGTCGAGCTCGCCGCAGCGCACCGCGCCGACCTGGTGCGGCGGGCCCACGACGCCGGTGCCGCGGTCGTGCTCTCGCACCACGACTTCGCCGCGACACCCCCGCGGGAGCGGCTCCTCGCGCTGCTGCGGGAGCAGGCCACGGCGGGCGCCGACCTGTGCAAGATCGCCGTCATGCCGCGCGACGTGGACGACGTCCTCGCGCTGCTCGGCGCGACCGCGGACTTCGCGCGCGACGCCGCGCGCCCGGCGGCGACCATGGCGATGGGCGGGCTGGGCGTGGTCACGCGCCTGGCCGGCGAGGTCGTCGGCTCGGCGCTGACCTTCGGGTCCGTGGGCGCGGCGAGCGCCCCCGGCCAGGTCGACGCGACCGCCCTGCACGGCGTGCTCGCGCTCGTGCACGGCGCCCTGGCGGCCGACGGCGCGCCGTCCTCCCCGGGAGCCTGA
- a CDS encoding ATP-binding protein, whose protein sequence is MTDDQRTAPAPVAPPATLARPAPVVSDPATDPEAGTTAPAQLPSDDPTVPSPRGRLLPAARPPEEFVAVRRWVLAGAAELRALRGELREQLAAATSDGSRTLGDIEEKVVLVASELATNALAHGEPPTQVRLWQHGHDFLLDVTDSDLTHHPHLAEGRGPGEGGFGLQIARRLSLDVGWYTESGLKHVWATFSGPRRR, encoded by the coding sequence GTGACGGACGACCAGCGGACGGCACCGGCACCCGTCGCGCCGCCCGCCACGCTGGCCCGGCCCGCACCCGTGGTCTCCGACCCGGCGACGGACCCCGAGGCGGGTACGACCGCCCCGGCCCAGCTGCCGTCCGACGACCCGACGGTCCCCTCGCCCCGCGGCCGGCTGCTGCCCGCCGCCCGGCCCCCGGAGGAGTTCGTCGCGGTGCGCCGGTGGGTCCTCGCGGGCGCCGCCGAGCTGCGCGCCCTGCGCGGCGAGCTCCGCGAGCAGCTCGCCGCGGCGACGTCCGACGGCTCGCGCACGCTCGGCGACATCGAGGAGAAGGTCGTCCTCGTCGCGTCCGAGCTGGCGACGAACGCCCTCGCGCACGGCGAGCCGCCGACCCAGGTGCGCCTGTGGCAGCACGGCCACGACTTCCTGCTCGACGTCACGGACTCCGACCTGACGCACCACCCGCACCTGGCCGAGGGCCGCGGGCCGGGCGAGGGCGGGTTCGGCCTGCAGATCGCCCGCCGCCTGTCCCTCGACGTCGGCTGGTACACCGAGTCCGGCCTCAAGCACGTGTGGGCGACGTTCTCCGGGCCCCGGCGGCGGTGA
- a CDS encoding NAD(P)/FAD-dependent oxidoreductase: MGAPVDVVVVGSGPNGLAAAVTCARAGLGVLVLEEQPTAGGGARTLDLGLADGVVHDICSAVHPLAWASPFFQEFDLPARGVDLLTPPAQYAHPLPGGRAGVAYRDLDRTAEHLGVDGTAWRRLLGPLVRDVGTLVALTLGDKRSVPAGVLPRGVPTALHLARGVLEQGTALWSHRFVDDVAPALLTGVGAHAISRLPSPAAAGTALLLASLAHAGDGWPVPRGGSGAIVAALRADLEAHGGRVLTDRPVRGWADLPPARCVLLSTGAGAAADLLGDRLPARTARALRRFRHGDGAAKVDLVLSGPVPWRAPEVGLAGTVHLGGTRAQLAAAEADVAAGRHAAAPVVLVSDPSVADPGRVVGGLRPLWTYAHVPAGSDMDVTEQVLDQLEGAAPGVRDLVVASRCIPASRMAEHDANYVGGDISAGAVDLRQVVVRPTAAPDPYRLAEGVYLCSSATPPGPGVHGMPGWFAARRALRQVFDVGTTPRLAP; this comes from the coding sequence GTGGGCGCACCGGTGGACGTGGTGGTGGTCGGGTCGGGGCCCAACGGGCTCGCGGCGGCGGTGACGTGCGCCCGCGCCGGGCTGGGGGTGCTCGTGCTGGAGGAGCAGCCCACCGCCGGCGGCGGCGCCCGCACGCTCGACCTGGGCCTCGCGGACGGGGTGGTGCACGACATCTGCTCGGCGGTGCACCCGCTGGCGTGGGCGTCGCCGTTCTTCCAGGAGTTCGACCTGCCGGCCCGGGGCGTCGACCTGCTCACCCCGCCGGCGCAGTACGCGCACCCGCTGCCCGGCGGGCGGGCGGGCGTCGCGTACCGCGACCTCGACCGCACGGCCGAGCACCTGGGCGTCGACGGCACGGCGTGGCGGCGCCTGCTCGGGCCGCTCGTGCGCGACGTCGGCACCCTCGTGGCGCTCACGCTGGGCGACAAGCGCAGCGTCCCGGCCGGTGTGCTCCCGCGCGGGGTGCCCACGGCGCTGCACCTGGCGCGCGGGGTGCTCGAGCAGGGCACCGCGCTGTGGTCGCACCGGTTCGTCGACGACGTCGCCCCCGCGCTGCTGACCGGCGTGGGTGCGCACGCGATCAGCCGGCTGCCGTCGCCCGCCGCCGCGGGCACGGCCCTGCTGCTGGCGTCGCTCGCGCACGCCGGCGACGGCTGGCCGGTGCCGCGCGGGGGCTCGGGAGCGATCGTGGCGGCGCTGCGCGCCGACCTCGAGGCGCACGGCGGCCGGGTGCTCACCGACCGGCCCGTGCGCGGGTGGGCGGACCTGCCGCCGGCCCGCTGCGTCCTGCTCAGCACCGGCGCCGGTGCCGCCGCGGACCTGCTGGGCGATCGGCTGCCCGCGCGCACCGCCCGGGCCCTGCGCCGGTTCCGGCACGGCGACGGCGCCGCGAAGGTCGACCTCGTGCTGTCGGGGCCCGTGCCGTGGCGGGCGCCGGAGGTGGGCCTGGCGGGGACCGTGCACCTCGGCGGCACCCGCGCGCAGCTGGCCGCGGCCGAGGCCGACGTCGCGGCGGGGCGCCACGCGGCGGCCCCGGTGGTGCTGGTCAGCGACCCCTCCGTCGCCGACCCGGGCCGCGTCGTCGGCGGCCTGCGCCCCCTCTGGACGTACGCGCACGTGCCCGCGGGGTCCGACATGGACGTCACCGAGCAGGTGCTCGACCAGCTGGAGGGCGCGGCGCCGGGCGTGCGGGACCTCGTCGTGGCGTCCCGCTGCATCCCCGCGTCACGGATGGCCGAGCACGACGCGAACTACGTCGGGGGCGACATCTCGGCGGGCGCGGTCGACCTGCGGCAGGTCGTCGTGCGCCCCACGGCGGCCCCGGACCCCTACCGACTCGCCGAGGGCGTGTACCTGTGCTCGTCCGCGACACCGCCGGGTCCGGGGGTGCACGGGATGCCCGGCTGGTTCGCGGCCCGACGCGCCCTGCGGCAGGTGTTCGACGTCGGCACCACCCCGCGTCTGGCACCATGA
- a CDS encoding LLM class flavin-dependent oxidoreductase, whose product MRIGFVGSFGTVHEVVQMAVEAEQHGWDGFFTWDGVDLGGAMGDTSFPVWDPWAVLAAAAVRTERITLGALVFAVPRRRPWVLAKQAVTVDHLSGGRLVLPVGLGVPDDRAVAGVRGEAVGVRERAERLDDALALLDRSWGGETFDLDGTHLHVEGMRLLPRPVERPDGRLRIPVWPVAAFPSARSMGRAVRWDGVVPQLRGDRAMDPMSPQDVAEVVAWSQEHRDPAAGPFDVVVQGVLPDDPAEAADLVGGLAQAGATWFVDSRWDPQTATPEQLLARLRLGPPDLGPSDPAPVTSG is encoded by the coding sequence GTGCGGATCGGGTTCGTCGGGAGCTTCGGCACGGTGCACGAGGTCGTGCAGATGGCGGTCGAGGCCGAGCAGCACGGCTGGGACGGGTTCTTCACGTGGGACGGCGTCGACCTCGGCGGCGCGATGGGCGACACGTCCTTCCCCGTCTGGGACCCCTGGGCGGTGCTCGCGGCGGCCGCCGTGCGGACGGAGCGGATCACCCTCGGCGCGCTCGTCTTCGCGGTGCCGCGCCGCCGCCCCTGGGTGCTGGCCAAGCAGGCCGTCACCGTCGACCACCTCTCCGGCGGGCGGCTCGTGCTGCCGGTCGGCCTGGGCGTCCCGGACGACCGCGCGGTCGCCGGCGTGCGCGGGGAGGCCGTCGGCGTGCGGGAGCGGGCGGAGCGCCTCGACGACGCGCTCGCGCTGCTCGACCGCTCGTGGGGCGGCGAGACGTTCGACCTCGACGGCACGCACCTGCACGTCGAGGGCATGCGGCTGCTGCCGCGTCCGGTCGAGCGGCCCGACGGGCGGCTCCGGATCCCGGTGTGGCCGGTCGCGGCCTTCCCCAGCGCGCGGTCCATGGGCCGGGCCGTGCGCTGGGACGGCGTCGTGCCCCAGCTGCGCGGCGACCGCGCCATGGACCCGATGAGCCCGCAGGACGTCGCCGAGGTCGTCGCGTGGTCGCAGGAGCACCGCGACCCGGCGGCCGGTCCCTTCGACGTCGTCGTGCAGGGCGTCCTGCCGGACGACCCGGCGGAGGCCGCCGACCTGGTGGGCGGGCTCGCGCAGGCCGGTGCGACGTGGTTCGTCGACTCCCGGTGGGACCCGCAGACCGCGACGCCCGAGCAGCTGCTCGCACGTCTGCGCCTCGGCCCGCCCGACCTCGGCCCGTCCGACCCCGCCCCGGTCACGTCGGGCTGA
- a CDS encoding SDR family NAD(P)-dependent oxidoreductase, which yields MSGRTIVVTGASDGIGAAAARALAADGHTVVVVGRSPTRTRQVAAEVGGPAHVADFARLDEVRGLAADLLAAYERIDVLVNNAGGVFGERTVTPDGLEATFQVDHLAHFLLTNLLMDRLLASRATVLATSSVASRASRMTVEDARRAGEPAPEGRYSSLRAYADAKLANVLHVRELDRRYGDAGLATAAVHPGGVATSFAATSADLSGWFYRSRLGRRLMRTPEQGAATLVRLARTTPGVDWPTGGYWSDDRPARGNPRAHDPALARALWERSEQLVAASVTG from the coding sequence ATGAGCGGCAGGACGATCGTGGTCACGGGGGCCAGCGACGGGATCGGGGCGGCGGCGGCACGGGCGCTCGCGGCGGACGGGCACACCGTCGTCGTCGTGGGCCGGTCGCCGACGCGCACCCGCCAGGTCGCCGCCGAGGTGGGCGGGCCGGCGCACGTGGCCGACTTCGCGCGCCTCGACGAGGTCCGTGGGCTGGCCGCCGACCTGCTCGCCGCGTACGAGCGCATCGACGTGCTCGTCAACAACGCGGGCGGGGTGTTCGGCGAGCGCACCGTCACCCCGGACGGCCTCGAGGCGACCTTCCAGGTCGACCACCTCGCGCACTTCCTGCTCACGAACCTGCTCATGGACCGGCTGCTGGCCTCGCGCGCGACCGTCCTCGCCACGTCGAGCGTCGCGTCACGGGCGTCCCGCATGACCGTCGAGGACGCGCGCCGGGCCGGCGAGCCCGCGCCGGAGGGCCGGTACTCGTCGCTGCGCGCGTACGCCGACGCCAAGCTGGCGAACGTCCTGCACGTGCGCGAGCTCGACCGGCGGTACGGCGACGCGGGCCTCGCCACGGCGGCCGTGCACCCCGGCGGCGTCGCCACGAGCTTCGCGGCCACGTCCGCCGACCTGTCGGGCTGGTTCTACCGCTCCCGGCTCGGGAGGCGGCTCATGCGCACGCCCGAGCAGGGTGCCGCGACGCTCGTGCGCCTCGCCCGCACCACGCCCGGCGTGGACTGGCCGACGGGCGGCTACTGGTCGGACGACCGTCCGGCCCGCGGCAACCCCCGGGCGCACGACCCGGCGCTCGCCCGCGCCCTGTGGGAGCGCAGCGAGCAGCTCGTGGCCGCGTCGGTCACGGGCTGA
- a CDS encoding GNAT family N-acetyltransferase → MPPPDQVGRLRPQDRTEAAAVLAAALGEDPGFSHIFRDPARRQRELRAVYRLTLADALRYGHVLVTSHDGEITGVLVLYGPGAYPMAWWRWVRQAHRVLRIAVIAREHSPGIIRFGALTSKGVPRDAWYVEAFGVRPDRQREGRGSVLMRAFGELADGRREPSYLETTKPDNVGYYLARGYDEIGEHVPISSQGPWIYPMTRPAADEHGTAGTAAG, encoded by the coding sequence ATGCCACCACCCGACCAGGTGGGCCGGCTCAGACCGCAGGACCGCACCGAGGCGGCCGCGGTGCTGGCCGCGGCACTGGGTGAGGACCCGGGGTTCAGCCACATCTTCCGCGACCCGGCCCGCCGTCAGCGCGAGCTGCGCGCGGTGTACCGGCTCACGCTCGCGGACGCGCTGCGGTACGGGCACGTGCTCGTGACCAGCCACGACGGGGAGATCACCGGCGTGCTGGTGCTCTACGGCCCCGGCGCCTACCCGATGGCCTGGTGGCGGTGGGTGCGGCAGGCGCACCGGGTGCTGCGGATCGCGGTGATCGCCCGCGAGCACAGCCCGGGGATCATCCGGTTCGGTGCCCTGACGTCGAAGGGCGTGCCGCGCGACGCCTGGTACGTCGAGGCGTTCGGCGTGCGGCCCGACCGGCAGCGCGAGGGCCGGGGGTCGGTCCTCATGCGGGCGTTCGGCGAGCTCGCCGACGGGCGGCGCGAGCCGTCGTACCTGGAGACCACCAAGCCCGACAACGTCGGCTACTACCTGGCGCGCGGGTACGACGAGATCGGCGAGCACGTGCCGATCTCGTCGCAGGGCCCGTGGATCTACCCGATGACGCGCCCCGCGGCGGACGAGCACGGCACCGCCGGCACAGCCGCCGGGTGA